One Bifidobacterium crudilactis genomic region harbors:
- a CDS encoding ABC transporter ATP-binding protein: protein MSHTSESPTVENGNIWDDTRNQTTAGSANPGGTAEGSAAAAISGVHAYVTKRPGVAIEAVDLVKDYGEDENVVHALRGVNVSFEQGRFTTIMGPSGSGKSTLMHTLAGLDTPTSGNIVFSGSDITTMNDKQLTLMRRNNVGFIFQSFNLLPMFTAEQNIVMPLTLAGAKPDKQWMRTLVETLGLEGRLDHRPHELSGGQQQRVAIARALISKPSIVFADEPTGNLDSVSSAEVLEFLKRSVREFAQTIIMVTHDAVAASYADRAIVFADGRIVADVQHPTADQMNALLLEERRKTSAAAFNGSRSRDAVDAGAKLR from the coding sequence ATGAGCCATACGAGTGAATCACCAACAGTGGAAAACGGCAATATATGGGACGACACCCGCAATCAGACCACGGCGGGCTCCGCAAACCCCGGCGGTACCGCGGAGGGGAGCGCAGCCGCAGCCATCAGCGGTGTGCATGCTTATGTGACCAAGCGTCCCGGAGTGGCGATCGAGGCAGTGGATCTGGTCAAGGACTATGGCGAGGACGAGAACGTCGTCCATGCGCTGCGTGGGGTGAACGTGAGTTTCGAGCAGGGCAGGTTCACTACCATTATGGGGCCGTCCGGTTCGGGCAAATCGACGTTGATGCATACACTGGCCGGTCTTGATACGCCGACCAGCGGCAACATCGTCTTTTCCGGTTCGGATATCACGACGATGAACGACAAGCAGCTGACCTTGATGAGAAGGAACAACGTCGGATTCATCTTCCAGAGCTTCAACCTACTGCCGATGTTCACGGCGGAACAGAACATCGTCATGCCGCTGACACTCGCCGGAGCGAAGCCTGACAAGCAGTGGATGCGCACTCTGGTCGAGACGCTCGGTCTCGAAGGTCGTCTCGACCATCGTCCTCATGAGCTTTCCGGCGGACAGCAGCAGCGCGTGGCCATTGCCCGAGCGCTGATCAGCAAGCCGTCCATCGTGTTCGCCGATGAGCCCACGGGCAATCTCGATTCGGTGTCGAGCGCCGAAGTGCTTGAATTCCTCAAGCGTTCCGTTCGTGAATTCGCACAGACCATCATCATGGTGACGCATGACGCTGTCGCCGCCTCCTATGCCGATCGGGCCATCGTCTTCGCGGATGGTCGGATCGTGGCGGATGTACAGCATCCCACGGCTGACCAGATGAACGCCCTGCTGTTGGAGGAACGGCGCAAGACCTCCGCAGCCGCGTTCAATGGTAGCCGCAGCAGGGATGCCGTCGATGCCGGAGCGAAGCTTCGGTGA